A window of Xiphophorus hellerii strain 12219 chromosome 7, Xiphophorus_hellerii-4.1, whole genome shotgun sequence contains these coding sequences:
- the rap1gap2a gene encoding rap1 GTPase-activating protein 2a isoform X7 produces the protein MRTHGKKTRGDVSSPVMSADFFDMLEKMQDDYIPYPRIEDVLEKGGPYPQVILPQFGGYWIEDAEAPAGTPSSSESSFCEEEDGDEGMSPGGAHSYRLECNSTARAYRKHFLGKEHMNYYCTGSSIGNLIMSLKHEEAQGQEFLRIMLRSRTKTVHDRISLAGISQLPSVPQIAKLLCDDATGLRFSPVLYPRGSQLIVAYDEHEVNNTFKFGVIYQKFGQTSEEELFGNNEETPAFKEFLSVLGDNIELQDFKGFRGGLDVSHGQTGSESVYTVFRHREIMFHVSTKLPFTEGDVQQLQRKRHIGNDIVAAVFQEESTPFVPDMIASNFLHAYILVQVENPCTDHTTYKVSVTAREDVPPFGPPLPNPPVFKKGPEFREFLLTKLINAENACYKSDKFAKLEGRTRAALLDNLHDELHRQSQAVLGLGQMGEEDKLENGGHGGLLESFKRAMRVRSHSMETVVGSHRHRSPGVAGGVPASLSGGGLPQSTSECTKSTFTPPVLSAKSPLKSPVKRRSGLFPRLHSSTDAPSDKHTRSDHKPAEICPHSQEVRSETSSNPSSPEICPNKERPFIKHKECSSGSSCRPNISRSSSSTSSFSSTTGETEALEELETVSHPSITSTSAFSPALSIDNQGSGTPVIMCRSPTDGKGKTSPRSSLKFRFDKMSHSSTASE, from the exons tctGCAGATTTCTTCGATATGCTGGAAAAGATGCAG GATGACTACATCCCCTACCCACGGATAGAAGAT GTCCTGGAGAAAGGTGGTCCATACCCCCAGGTGATCTTGCCCCAGTTTGGGGGTTACTGGATCGAAGATGCAGAGGCACCAGCAGGAACCCCTTCCTCCTCTGAGTCCAGTTTctgtgaggaagaggatggaGATGAGGGCATGAGCCCTGGCGGGGCGCATAGCTACCGCCTGGAGTGTAACAGCACAGCTCGAGCCTACCGCAAACACTTCCTTGGCAAG GAGCACATGAACTACTACTGCACGGGCAGCAGCATAGGCAACCTCATCATGTCTCTGAAACACGAGGAGGCTCAGGGCCAGGAGTTTCTGCGCATCATGCTCAG atcTCGGACCAAAACAGTTCACGACAGAATCTCTTTAGCTGGCATCAGTCAGCTGCCCAGTGTGCCTCAGATTGCAAAG ctgctctgtgacGATGCCACAGGACTGAGGTTCAGCCCAGTACTCTACCCTCGG GGATCCCAGCTGATAGTGGCGTATGACGAACATGAGGTGAACAACACGTTCAAATTCGGAGTCATCTACCAGAAATTTGGACAG ACATCAGAGGAAGAGTTATTCGGAAACAATGAGGAGACGCCCGCTTTCAAGGAGTTCCTGAGCGTCTTAGGAGACAACATTGAGCTCCAGGATTTTAAAGG GTTCCGCGGCGGACTGGACGTTTCTCATGGACAGACGGGATCTGAATCTGTCTACACTGTCTTCAGACACAGAGAGATTATGTTCCATGTTTCCACTAAGCTTCCCTTCACCGAGGGTGACGTGCAGCAG CTCCAAAGGAAAAGACACATTGGAAATGATATTGTGGCTGCGGTCTTCCAGGAAGAGTCCACACCGTTTGTTCCCGACATGATCGCCTCCAACTTCCTGCACGCCTATATTCTGGTGCAGGTCGAGAACCCCTGTACAGATCACACCACCTATAAG GTGTCTGTTACAGCAAGAGAAGACGTTCCTCCTTTCGGGCCTCCGCTCCCAAACCCGCCCGTCTTCAAGAAG GGTCCTGAGTTCCGAGAATTCCTGCTAACAAAGCTGATCAATGCCGAGAACGCCTGCTACAAATCTGACAAATTTGCCAAACTGGAG GGACGCACACGGGCCGCCCTGCTGGATAACCTGCATGACGAGCTGCACAGACAGAGCCAGGCGGTGCTGGGACTCGGGCAGATGGGGGAGGAGGATAAGCTGGAAAACGGCGGACATGGAGGTCTGCTCGAATCGTTCAAG AGGGCCATGCGCGTCAGGAGCCATTCCATGGAGACCGTGGTGGGTTCTCATCGTCACCGGAGCCCCGGGGTGGCAGGTGGGGTACCTGCCAGCCTCAGTGGCGGGGGATTGCCACAAAGCACCAGTGAATGCACAAAGAGCACCTTCACT CCTCCTGTTCTGTCAGCCAAATCTCCTTTAAAGAGCCCAGTGAAACGGCGCTCTGGCCTCTTCCCACGTCTCCACTCCAGCACAGACGCTCcatcagacaaacacacacgcag TGATCATAAACCAGCAGAGATTTGTCCGCATTCCCAAGAGGTGAGGTCAGAGACATCATCCAATCCCAGCTCACCTGAGATCTGCCCCAACAAAGAAAG GCCTTTCATTAAGCACAAGGAgtgcagcagcggcagcagctgcaggccCAACATCTCTCGCTCTTCGTCTagcaccagcagcttcagcagcaccACGGGGGAAACAgaagctctggaggagctggagaca GTCAGTCATCCGTCCATCACATCCACCTCTGCCTTCAGTCCCGCCCTGAGCATCGACAACCAGGGATCGGGTACGCCTGTCATCATGTGCCGCAGTCCAACAG ATGGAAAAGGGAAAACATCACCCAGGTCAAGTTTGAAGTTCCGCTTTGACAAAATGAGCCACTCATCCACAGCT tcTGAGTAG
- the rap1gap2a gene encoding rap1 GTPase-activating protein 2a isoform X5: MLRRRRSATFSGFGWIDKSTLSALKGRKQELLNISNVPLGECPPSPPRTAPPSMKSADFFDMLEKMQVPKAEDTKRWKDDYIPYPRIEDVLEKGGPYPQVILPQFGGYWIEDAEAPAGTPSSSESSFCEEEDGDEGMSPGGAHSYRLECNSTARAYRKHFLGKEHMNYYCTGSSIGNLIMSLKHEEAQGQEFLRIMLRSRTKTVHDRISLAGISQLPSVPQIAKLLCDDATGLRFSPVLYPRGSQLIVAYDEHEVNNTFKFGVIYQKFGQTSEEELFGNNEETPAFKEFLSVLGDNIELQDFKGFRGGLDVSHGQTGSESVYTVFRHREIMFHVSTKLPFTEGDVQQLQRKRHIGNDIVAAVFQEESTPFVPDMIASNFLHAYILVQVENPCTDHTTYKVSVTAREDVPPFGPPLPNPPVFKKGPEFREFLLTKLINAENACYKSDKFAKLEGRTRAALLDNLHDELHRQSQAVLGLGQMGEEDKLENGGHGGLLESFKRAMRVRSHSMETVVGSHRHRSPGVAGGVPASLSGGGLPQSTSECTKSTFTPPVLSAKSPLKSPVKRRSGLFPRLHSSTDAPSDKHTRSDHKPAEICPHSQEVRSETSSNPSSPEICPNKERPFIKHKECSSGSSCRPNISRSSSSTSSFSSTTGETEALEELETVSHPSITSTSAFSPALSIDNQGSGTPVIMCRSPTDGKGKTSPRSSLKFRFDKMSHSSTASE; this comes from the exons tctGCAGATTTCTTCGATATGCTGGAAAAGATGCAG GTCCCCAAAGCTGAAGACACCAAAAGATGGAAG GATGACTACATCCCCTACCCACGGATAGAAGAT GTCCTGGAGAAAGGTGGTCCATACCCCCAGGTGATCTTGCCCCAGTTTGGGGGTTACTGGATCGAAGATGCAGAGGCACCAGCAGGAACCCCTTCCTCCTCTGAGTCCAGTTTctgtgaggaagaggatggaGATGAGGGCATGAGCCCTGGCGGGGCGCATAGCTACCGCCTGGAGTGTAACAGCACAGCTCGAGCCTACCGCAAACACTTCCTTGGCAAG GAGCACATGAACTACTACTGCACGGGCAGCAGCATAGGCAACCTCATCATGTCTCTGAAACACGAGGAGGCTCAGGGCCAGGAGTTTCTGCGCATCATGCTCAG atcTCGGACCAAAACAGTTCACGACAGAATCTCTTTAGCTGGCATCAGTCAGCTGCCCAGTGTGCCTCAGATTGCAAAG ctgctctgtgacGATGCCACAGGACTGAGGTTCAGCCCAGTACTCTACCCTCGG GGATCCCAGCTGATAGTGGCGTATGACGAACATGAGGTGAACAACACGTTCAAATTCGGAGTCATCTACCAGAAATTTGGACAG ACATCAGAGGAAGAGTTATTCGGAAACAATGAGGAGACGCCCGCTTTCAAGGAGTTCCTGAGCGTCTTAGGAGACAACATTGAGCTCCAGGATTTTAAAGG GTTCCGCGGCGGACTGGACGTTTCTCATGGACAGACGGGATCTGAATCTGTCTACACTGTCTTCAGACACAGAGAGATTATGTTCCATGTTTCCACTAAGCTTCCCTTCACCGAGGGTGACGTGCAGCAG CTCCAAAGGAAAAGACACATTGGAAATGATATTGTGGCTGCGGTCTTCCAGGAAGAGTCCACACCGTTTGTTCCCGACATGATCGCCTCCAACTTCCTGCACGCCTATATTCTGGTGCAGGTCGAGAACCCCTGTACAGATCACACCACCTATAAG GTGTCTGTTACAGCAAGAGAAGACGTTCCTCCTTTCGGGCCTCCGCTCCCAAACCCGCCCGTCTTCAAGAAG GGTCCTGAGTTCCGAGAATTCCTGCTAACAAAGCTGATCAATGCCGAGAACGCCTGCTACAAATCTGACAAATTTGCCAAACTGGAG GGACGCACACGGGCCGCCCTGCTGGATAACCTGCATGACGAGCTGCACAGACAGAGCCAGGCGGTGCTGGGACTCGGGCAGATGGGGGAGGAGGATAAGCTGGAAAACGGCGGACATGGAGGTCTGCTCGAATCGTTCAAG AGGGCCATGCGCGTCAGGAGCCATTCCATGGAGACCGTGGTGGGTTCTCATCGTCACCGGAGCCCCGGGGTGGCAGGTGGGGTACCTGCCAGCCTCAGTGGCGGGGGATTGCCACAAAGCACCAGTGAATGCACAAAGAGCACCTTCACT CCTCCTGTTCTGTCAGCCAAATCTCCTTTAAAGAGCCCAGTGAAACGGCGCTCTGGCCTCTTCCCACGTCTCCACTCCAGCACAGACGCTCcatcagacaaacacacacgcag TGATCATAAACCAGCAGAGATTTGTCCGCATTCCCAAGAGGTGAGGTCAGAGACATCATCCAATCCCAGCTCACCTGAGATCTGCCCCAACAAAGAAAG GCCTTTCATTAAGCACAAGGAgtgcagcagcggcagcagctgcaggccCAACATCTCTCGCTCTTCGTCTagcaccagcagcttcagcagcaccACGGGGGAAACAgaagctctggaggagctggagaca GTCAGTCATCCGTCCATCACATCCACCTCTGCCTTCAGTCCCGCCCTGAGCATCGACAACCAGGGATCGGGTACGCCTGTCATCATGTGCCGCAGTCCAACAG ATGGAAAAGGGAAAACATCACCCAGGTCAAGTTTGAAGTTCCGCTTTGACAAAATGAGCCACTCATCCACAGCT tcTGAGTAG
- the rap1gap2a gene encoding rap1 GTPase-activating protein 2a isoform X4 → MSQSRGRYHNKKAGIRAAVILIGLLHKSRKAKEREKEREREEGEGKQELLNISNVPLGECPPSPPRTAPPSMKSADFFDMLEKMQVPKAEDTKRWKDDYIPYPRIEDVLEKGGPYPQVILPQFGGYWIEDAEAPAGTPSSSESSFCEEEDGDEGMSPGGAHSYRLECNSTARAYRKHFLGKEHMNYYCTGSSIGNLIMSLKHEEAQGQEFLRIMLRSRTKTVHDRISLAGISQLPSVPQIAKLLCDDATGLRFSPVLYPRGSQLIVAYDEHEVNNTFKFGVIYQKFGQTSEEELFGNNEETPAFKEFLSVLGDNIELQDFKGFRGGLDVSHGQTGSESVYTVFRHREIMFHVSTKLPFTEGDVQQLQRKRHIGNDIVAAVFQEESTPFVPDMIASNFLHAYILVQVENPCTDHTTYKVSVTAREDVPPFGPPLPNPPVFKKGPEFREFLLTKLINAENACYKSDKFAKLEGRTRAALLDNLHDELHRQSQAVLGLGQMGEEDKLENGGHGGLLESFKRAMRVRSHSMETVVGSHRHRSPGVAGGVPASLSGGGLPQSTSECTKSTFTPPVLSAKSPLKSPVKRRSGLFPRLHSSTDAPSDKHTRSDHKPAEICPHSQEVRSETSSNPSSPEICPNKERPFIKHKECSSGSSCRPNISRSSSSTSSFSSTTGETEALEELETVSHPSITSTSAFSPALSIDNQGSGTPVIMCRSPTDGKGKTSPRSSLKFRFDKMSHSSTASE, encoded by the exons tctGCAGATTTCTTCGATATGCTGGAAAAGATGCAG GTCCCCAAAGCTGAAGACACCAAAAGATGGAAG GATGACTACATCCCCTACCCACGGATAGAAGAT GTCCTGGAGAAAGGTGGTCCATACCCCCAGGTGATCTTGCCCCAGTTTGGGGGTTACTGGATCGAAGATGCAGAGGCACCAGCAGGAACCCCTTCCTCCTCTGAGTCCAGTTTctgtgaggaagaggatggaGATGAGGGCATGAGCCCTGGCGGGGCGCATAGCTACCGCCTGGAGTGTAACAGCACAGCTCGAGCCTACCGCAAACACTTCCTTGGCAAG GAGCACATGAACTACTACTGCACGGGCAGCAGCATAGGCAACCTCATCATGTCTCTGAAACACGAGGAGGCTCAGGGCCAGGAGTTTCTGCGCATCATGCTCAG atcTCGGACCAAAACAGTTCACGACAGAATCTCTTTAGCTGGCATCAGTCAGCTGCCCAGTGTGCCTCAGATTGCAAAG ctgctctgtgacGATGCCACAGGACTGAGGTTCAGCCCAGTACTCTACCCTCGG GGATCCCAGCTGATAGTGGCGTATGACGAACATGAGGTGAACAACACGTTCAAATTCGGAGTCATCTACCAGAAATTTGGACAG ACATCAGAGGAAGAGTTATTCGGAAACAATGAGGAGACGCCCGCTTTCAAGGAGTTCCTGAGCGTCTTAGGAGACAACATTGAGCTCCAGGATTTTAAAGG GTTCCGCGGCGGACTGGACGTTTCTCATGGACAGACGGGATCTGAATCTGTCTACACTGTCTTCAGACACAGAGAGATTATGTTCCATGTTTCCACTAAGCTTCCCTTCACCGAGGGTGACGTGCAGCAG CTCCAAAGGAAAAGACACATTGGAAATGATATTGTGGCTGCGGTCTTCCAGGAAGAGTCCACACCGTTTGTTCCCGACATGATCGCCTCCAACTTCCTGCACGCCTATATTCTGGTGCAGGTCGAGAACCCCTGTACAGATCACACCACCTATAAG GTGTCTGTTACAGCAAGAGAAGACGTTCCTCCTTTCGGGCCTCCGCTCCCAAACCCGCCCGTCTTCAAGAAG GGTCCTGAGTTCCGAGAATTCCTGCTAACAAAGCTGATCAATGCCGAGAACGCCTGCTACAAATCTGACAAATTTGCCAAACTGGAG GGACGCACACGGGCCGCCCTGCTGGATAACCTGCATGACGAGCTGCACAGACAGAGCCAGGCGGTGCTGGGACTCGGGCAGATGGGGGAGGAGGATAAGCTGGAAAACGGCGGACATGGAGGTCTGCTCGAATCGTTCAAG AGGGCCATGCGCGTCAGGAGCCATTCCATGGAGACCGTGGTGGGTTCTCATCGTCACCGGAGCCCCGGGGTGGCAGGTGGGGTACCTGCCAGCCTCAGTGGCGGGGGATTGCCACAAAGCACCAGTGAATGCACAAAGAGCACCTTCACT CCTCCTGTTCTGTCAGCCAAATCTCCTTTAAAGAGCCCAGTGAAACGGCGCTCTGGCCTCTTCCCACGTCTCCACTCCAGCACAGACGCTCcatcagacaaacacacacgcag TGATCATAAACCAGCAGAGATTTGTCCGCATTCCCAAGAGGTGAGGTCAGAGACATCATCCAATCCCAGCTCACCTGAGATCTGCCCCAACAAAGAAAG GCCTTTCATTAAGCACAAGGAgtgcagcagcggcagcagctgcaggccCAACATCTCTCGCTCTTCGTCTagcaccagcagcttcagcagcaccACGGGGGAAACAgaagctctggaggagctggagaca GTCAGTCATCCGTCCATCACATCCACCTCTGCCTTCAGTCCCGCCCTGAGCATCGACAACCAGGGATCGGGTACGCCTGTCATCATGTGCCGCAGTCCAACAG ATGGAAAAGGGAAAACATCACCCAGGTCAAGTTTGAAGTTCCGCTTTGACAAAATGAGCCACTCATCCACAGCT tcTGAGTAG
- the rap1gap2a gene encoding rap1 GTPase-activating protein 2a isoform X6 — protein sequence MRTHGKKTRGDVSSPVMSADFFDMLEKMQVPKAEDTKRWKDDYIPYPRIEDVLEKGGPYPQVILPQFGGYWIEDAEAPAGTPSSSESSFCEEEDGDEGMSPGGAHSYRLECNSTARAYRKHFLGKEHMNYYCTGSSIGNLIMSLKHEEAQGQEFLRIMLRSRTKTVHDRISLAGISQLPSVPQIAKLLCDDATGLRFSPVLYPRGSQLIVAYDEHEVNNTFKFGVIYQKFGQTSEEELFGNNEETPAFKEFLSVLGDNIELQDFKGFRGGLDVSHGQTGSESVYTVFRHREIMFHVSTKLPFTEGDVQQLQRKRHIGNDIVAAVFQEESTPFVPDMIASNFLHAYILVQVENPCTDHTTYKVSVTAREDVPPFGPPLPNPPVFKKGPEFREFLLTKLINAENACYKSDKFAKLEGRTRAALLDNLHDELHRQSQAVLGLGQMGEEDKLENGGHGGLLESFKRAMRVRSHSMETVVGSHRHRSPGVAGGVPASLSGGGLPQSTSECTKSTFTPPVLSAKSPLKSPVKRRSGLFPRLHSSTDAPSDKHTRSDHKPAEICPHSQEVRSETSSNPSSPEICPNKERPFIKHKECSSGSSCRPNISRSSSSTSSFSSTTGETEALEELETVSHPSITSTSAFSPALSIDNQGSGTPVIMCRSPTDGKGKTSPRSSLKFRFDKMSHSSTASE from the exons tctGCAGATTTCTTCGATATGCTGGAAAAGATGCAG GTCCCCAAAGCTGAAGACACCAAAAGATGGAAG GATGACTACATCCCCTACCCACGGATAGAAGAT GTCCTGGAGAAAGGTGGTCCATACCCCCAGGTGATCTTGCCCCAGTTTGGGGGTTACTGGATCGAAGATGCAGAGGCACCAGCAGGAACCCCTTCCTCCTCTGAGTCCAGTTTctgtgaggaagaggatggaGATGAGGGCATGAGCCCTGGCGGGGCGCATAGCTACCGCCTGGAGTGTAACAGCACAGCTCGAGCCTACCGCAAACACTTCCTTGGCAAG GAGCACATGAACTACTACTGCACGGGCAGCAGCATAGGCAACCTCATCATGTCTCTGAAACACGAGGAGGCTCAGGGCCAGGAGTTTCTGCGCATCATGCTCAG atcTCGGACCAAAACAGTTCACGACAGAATCTCTTTAGCTGGCATCAGTCAGCTGCCCAGTGTGCCTCAGATTGCAAAG ctgctctgtgacGATGCCACAGGACTGAGGTTCAGCCCAGTACTCTACCCTCGG GGATCCCAGCTGATAGTGGCGTATGACGAACATGAGGTGAACAACACGTTCAAATTCGGAGTCATCTACCAGAAATTTGGACAG ACATCAGAGGAAGAGTTATTCGGAAACAATGAGGAGACGCCCGCTTTCAAGGAGTTCCTGAGCGTCTTAGGAGACAACATTGAGCTCCAGGATTTTAAAGG GTTCCGCGGCGGACTGGACGTTTCTCATGGACAGACGGGATCTGAATCTGTCTACACTGTCTTCAGACACAGAGAGATTATGTTCCATGTTTCCACTAAGCTTCCCTTCACCGAGGGTGACGTGCAGCAG CTCCAAAGGAAAAGACACATTGGAAATGATATTGTGGCTGCGGTCTTCCAGGAAGAGTCCACACCGTTTGTTCCCGACATGATCGCCTCCAACTTCCTGCACGCCTATATTCTGGTGCAGGTCGAGAACCCCTGTACAGATCACACCACCTATAAG GTGTCTGTTACAGCAAGAGAAGACGTTCCTCCTTTCGGGCCTCCGCTCCCAAACCCGCCCGTCTTCAAGAAG GGTCCTGAGTTCCGAGAATTCCTGCTAACAAAGCTGATCAATGCCGAGAACGCCTGCTACAAATCTGACAAATTTGCCAAACTGGAG GGACGCACACGGGCCGCCCTGCTGGATAACCTGCATGACGAGCTGCACAGACAGAGCCAGGCGGTGCTGGGACTCGGGCAGATGGGGGAGGAGGATAAGCTGGAAAACGGCGGACATGGAGGTCTGCTCGAATCGTTCAAG AGGGCCATGCGCGTCAGGAGCCATTCCATGGAGACCGTGGTGGGTTCTCATCGTCACCGGAGCCCCGGGGTGGCAGGTGGGGTACCTGCCAGCCTCAGTGGCGGGGGATTGCCACAAAGCACCAGTGAATGCACAAAGAGCACCTTCACT CCTCCTGTTCTGTCAGCCAAATCTCCTTTAAAGAGCCCAGTGAAACGGCGCTCTGGCCTCTTCCCACGTCTCCACTCCAGCACAGACGCTCcatcagacaaacacacacgcag TGATCATAAACCAGCAGAGATTTGTCCGCATTCCCAAGAGGTGAGGTCAGAGACATCATCCAATCCCAGCTCACCTGAGATCTGCCCCAACAAAGAAAG GCCTTTCATTAAGCACAAGGAgtgcagcagcggcagcagctgcaggccCAACATCTCTCGCTCTTCGTCTagcaccagcagcttcagcagcaccACGGGGGAAACAgaagctctggaggagctggagaca GTCAGTCATCCGTCCATCACATCCACCTCTGCCTTCAGTCCCGCCCTGAGCATCGACAACCAGGGATCGGGTACGCCTGTCATCATGTGCCGCAGTCCAACAG ATGGAAAAGGGAAAACATCACCCAGGTCAAGTTTGAAGTTCCGCTTTGACAAAATGAGCCACTCATCCACAGCT tcTGAGTAG
- the rap1gap2a gene encoding rap1 GTPase-activating protein 2a isoform X8, whose product MLEKMQVPKAEDTKRWKDDYIPYPRIEDVLEKGGPYPQVILPQFGGYWIEDAEAPAGTPSSSESSFCEEEDGDEGMSPGGAHSYRLECNSTARAYRKHFLGKEHMNYYCTGSSIGNLIMSLKHEEAQGQEFLRIMLRSRTKTVHDRISLAGISQLPSVPQIAKLLCDDATGLRFSPVLYPRGSQLIVAYDEHEVNNTFKFGVIYQKFGQTSEEELFGNNEETPAFKEFLSVLGDNIELQDFKGFRGGLDVSHGQTGSESVYTVFRHREIMFHVSTKLPFTEGDVQQLQRKRHIGNDIVAAVFQEESTPFVPDMIASNFLHAYILVQVENPCTDHTTYKVSVTAREDVPPFGPPLPNPPVFKKGPEFREFLLTKLINAENACYKSDKFAKLEGRTRAALLDNLHDELHRQSQAVLGLGQMGEEDKLENGGHGGLLESFKRAMRVRSHSMETVVGSHRHRSPGVAGGVPASLSGGGLPQSTSECTKSTFTPPVLSAKSPLKSPVKRRSGLFPRLHSSTDAPSDKHTRSDHKPAEICPHSQEVRSETSSNPSSPEICPNKERPFIKHKECSSGSSCRPNISRSSSSTSSFSSTTGETEALEELETVSHPSITSTSAFSPALSIDNQGSGTPVIMCRSPTDGKGKTSPRSSLKFRFDKMSHSSTASE is encoded by the exons ATGCTGGAAAAGATGCAG GTCCCCAAAGCTGAAGACACCAAAAGATGGAAG GATGACTACATCCCCTACCCACGGATAGAAGAT GTCCTGGAGAAAGGTGGTCCATACCCCCAGGTGATCTTGCCCCAGTTTGGGGGTTACTGGATCGAAGATGCAGAGGCACCAGCAGGAACCCCTTCCTCCTCTGAGTCCAGTTTctgtgaggaagaggatggaGATGAGGGCATGAGCCCTGGCGGGGCGCATAGCTACCGCCTGGAGTGTAACAGCACAGCTCGAGCCTACCGCAAACACTTCCTTGGCAAG GAGCACATGAACTACTACTGCACGGGCAGCAGCATAGGCAACCTCATCATGTCTCTGAAACACGAGGAGGCTCAGGGCCAGGAGTTTCTGCGCATCATGCTCAG atcTCGGACCAAAACAGTTCACGACAGAATCTCTTTAGCTGGCATCAGTCAGCTGCCCAGTGTGCCTCAGATTGCAAAG ctgctctgtgacGATGCCACAGGACTGAGGTTCAGCCCAGTACTCTACCCTCGG GGATCCCAGCTGATAGTGGCGTATGACGAACATGAGGTGAACAACACGTTCAAATTCGGAGTCATCTACCAGAAATTTGGACAG ACATCAGAGGAAGAGTTATTCGGAAACAATGAGGAGACGCCCGCTTTCAAGGAGTTCCTGAGCGTCTTAGGAGACAACATTGAGCTCCAGGATTTTAAAGG GTTCCGCGGCGGACTGGACGTTTCTCATGGACAGACGGGATCTGAATCTGTCTACACTGTCTTCAGACACAGAGAGATTATGTTCCATGTTTCCACTAAGCTTCCCTTCACCGAGGGTGACGTGCAGCAG CTCCAAAGGAAAAGACACATTGGAAATGATATTGTGGCTGCGGTCTTCCAGGAAGAGTCCACACCGTTTGTTCCCGACATGATCGCCTCCAACTTCCTGCACGCCTATATTCTGGTGCAGGTCGAGAACCCCTGTACAGATCACACCACCTATAAG GTGTCTGTTACAGCAAGAGAAGACGTTCCTCCTTTCGGGCCTCCGCTCCCAAACCCGCCCGTCTTCAAGAAG GGTCCTGAGTTCCGAGAATTCCTGCTAACAAAGCTGATCAATGCCGAGAACGCCTGCTACAAATCTGACAAATTTGCCAAACTGGAG GGACGCACACGGGCCGCCCTGCTGGATAACCTGCATGACGAGCTGCACAGACAGAGCCAGGCGGTGCTGGGACTCGGGCAGATGGGGGAGGAGGATAAGCTGGAAAACGGCGGACATGGAGGTCTGCTCGAATCGTTCAAG AGGGCCATGCGCGTCAGGAGCCATTCCATGGAGACCGTGGTGGGTTCTCATCGTCACCGGAGCCCCGGGGTGGCAGGTGGGGTACCTGCCAGCCTCAGTGGCGGGGGATTGCCACAAAGCACCAGTGAATGCACAAAGAGCACCTTCACT CCTCCTGTTCTGTCAGCCAAATCTCCTTTAAAGAGCCCAGTGAAACGGCGCTCTGGCCTCTTCCCACGTCTCCACTCCAGCACAGACGCTCcatcagacaaacacacacgcag TGATCATAAACCAGCAGAGATTTGTCCGCATTCCCAAGAGGTGAGGTCAGAGACATCATCCAATCCCAGCTCACCTGAGATCTGCCCCAACAAAGAAAG GCCTTTCATTAAGCACAAGGAgtgcagcagcggcagcagctgcaggccCAACATCTCTCGCTCTTCGTCTagcaccagcagcttcagcagcaccACGGGGGAAACAgaagctctggaggagctggagaca GTCAGTCATCCGTCCATCACATCCACCTCTGCCTTCAGTCCCGCCCTGAGCATCGACAACCAGGGATCGGGTACGCCTGTCATCATGTGCCGCAGTCCAACAG ATGGAAAAGGGAAAACATCACCCAGGTCAAGTTTGAAGTTCCGCTTTGACAAAATGAGCCACTCATCCACAGCT tcTGAGTAG